A stretch of Castanea sativa cultivar Marrone di Chiusa Pesio chromosome 2, ASM4071231v1 DNA encodes these proteins:
- the LOC142624340 gene encoding uncharacterized protein LOC142624340 codes for MDNIPSQHPYIQAASQFSQLAQFCYYHNKAIILLLSASALYILFSSFSLLPFLLHSFHVHNISTLPMKLFGYTIDKNYMFLLCNGLLVFIVKNSGLVGNSHSQSGDNLYLNEEHGIKNGHRQQSVPELSENKALDLDESKIVVMEVEEEQVIANGSLSLTTVVGGGENELLTMQDEEEDEFGLLSTEALNKRCDDFIRKMKEEIKFGAKQLIIV; via the coding sequence ATGGATAACATCCCGTCCCAGCATCCATACATCCAAGCTGCAAGTCAGTTCAGCCAATTGGCCCAATTCTGCTACTATCACAACAAAGCCATTATACTCTTACTCTCAGCCTCTGCCTTATATATCTTATTTTCTAGCTTTTCATTACTCCCTTTCCTTCTCCACTCCTTTCATGTCCACAACATTTCTACTTTGCCCATGAAACTCTTTGGCTACACAATTGACAAGAACTACATGTTCCTACTTTGCAATGGACTCCTAGTTTTTATAGTCAAGAATTCCGGTCTGGTTGGGAATTCTCATTCTCAATCAGGGGATAATCTTTATCTTAATGAAGAACATGGCATCAAAAATGGACATAGGCAGCAATCAGTACCTGAACTATCAGAGAACAAGGCATTGGATTTGGATGAAAGTAAAATTGTAGTTATGGAGGTTGAAGAGGAACAAGTAATAGCAAATGGGTCTTTGTCATTGACTACAGtagtaggaggaggagaaaatgaGCTTTTGACTATgcaagatgaagaagaagatgaattTGGGCTACTGAGTACAGAAGCGCTAAACAAAAGATGTGATGATTTtataagaaagatgaaagaagaAATCAAATTTGGAGCCAAACAATTGATCATAGTTTAG